From one Rickettsiales bacterium genomic stretch:
- a CDS encoding tyrosine-type recombinase/integrase translates to MTKLKQPLAIFDSMEFLIDQKDFSYLDADYNLSDVHQAHAFLKSYKGSAGTFNSYRREIERLIQWCALIANKSLKDLKREDIELFIEFSQKPPKNWIGLHKPPRFIELDGVRVPNPDWKPFIVTVSKLKHRQGDRPELKNFELKQGALKQIFAIIGSFYNYLLQEEYVEINPVAMIRQKSKFIRKVQEKPKIRRLSDLQWKYVMDCAKRQADCGDDYHERTLFMMSALYSMYLRISELAASKRWSPKMNDFSSDSDGNWWFTTVGKGNKQRQIAVSDDMLEALKRWRKHLGLTQLPSPADDSPLIPKALGRGPISSTTYIRKIVQGCFDQAISQLKHDNLLEESDSLVEATVHWLRHTGISEDVKTRPKEHVRDDAGHSSSAITDKYIDIKLKERHKSAKKKSISGE, encoded by the coding sequence ATGACAAAACTTAAGCAGCCTTTAGCTATATTTGATTCTATGGAGTTTTTGATTGATCAGAAAGACTTCTCCTATTTAGATGCTGATTATAACTTAAGTGATGTTCATCAAGCTCATGCATTCTTAAAATCCTATAAAGGAAGCGCTGGAACATTTAATTCATATCGCAGAGAGATTGAGCGTTTAATACAATGGTGTGCGTTAATTGCTAATAAATCTTTGAAAGATTTAAAACGAGAAGATATTGAGCTATTTATAGAGTTTTCTCAAAAACCTCCTAAGAACTGGATTGGTTTACATAAACCACCTAGATTCATTGAATTAGATGGTGTTCGTGTTCCTAATCCGGACTGGAAGCCATTTATTGTGACGGTTAGCAAACTTAAACATCGTCAAGGAGATAGACCTGAGCTTAAGAACTTTGAGCTTAAGCAAGGCGCTCTGAAGCAAATCTTTGCAATTATTGGCAGTTTTTATAATTATCTTTTGCAAGAAGAATATGTGGAAATTAATCCGGTTGCCATGATTCGTCAGAAAAGTAAATTTATCCGTAAAGTTCAAGAAAAACCAAAGATTAGAAGATTATCAGATCTGCAATGGAAATATGTTATGGATTGTGCTAAACGCCAGGCAGATTGTGGTGATGACTATCATGAGCGCACATTATTTATGATGTCTGCTCTATATTCAATGTATTTAAGAATTTCTGAGCTTGCTGCCAGCAAACGTTGGTCTCCAAAGATGAATGATTTCTCTAGTGATAGCGATGGTAATTGGTGGTTCACAACAGTTGGAAAAGGCAATAAACAACGACAAATAGCCGTTAGTGATGACATGTTGGAGGCTTTAAAACGCTGGAGGAAGCATTTAGGCTTAACACAGCTCCCCTCTCCTGCTGATGATTCTCCTTTAATACCTAAAGCTTTGGGAAGAGGACCAATTAGCAGTACAACATATATTAGAAAGATTGTTCAAGGCTGCTTTGATCAAGCAATTTCTCAGTTAAAACATGATAACTTGCTCGAAGAATCTGATTCTTTAGTTGAAGCAACTGTGCATTGGCTAAGACATACAGGTATATCTGAAGATGTAAAAACAAGGCCAAAAGAACATGTTCGTGATGATGCAGGCCATAGCTCTAGTGCTATTACTGATAAATATATTGATATTAAGCTTAAAGAACGCCATAAATCAGCTAAGAAAAAATCCATTTCAGGAGAATAG